The following are encoded in a window of Armatimonas rosea genomic DNA:
- a CDS encoding C39 family peptidase, whose product MPPIPALLDDAARRWRIPTVLLRALAWHESRWQQSHRTPERVGVLGVTTAGRSDIERLVTDAAYNIDQGARQLYLCWNRAPILGNGRLEDGRNILECWFYALGRYGTGTEGAAGHAYANQVLDALAAGGEGRFEKIPVTRPSAEKLAWGRSAPTGPPAPWHFGDVAPLPPAAPVVDLKLPYVMQVWDSPDSFDGGGSCGPCSMIMLLAGLGKRRPKPVTVAASYPHVSAWGGYIQEIDDAVCEPNSGAVHAKMLAYLKPDFPTAAILYNEKATFARVKAELSAGRPVILGTRVTPAGHLMTARGFLADGKRILVNDPAGNQTWTARRNSPDGPLSPTGNRYWNGGGERAIYEWDALDVRWIMTVGPRPADADNPEDG is encoded by the coding sequence ATGCCTCCCATCCCCGCCCTCCTCGACGATGCCGCACGCCGCTGGCGGATTCCGACCGTGCTCCTGCGTGCCCTGGCCTGGCACGAGAGCCGCTGGCAGCAGAGCCACCGCACTCCCGAGCGGGTCGGGGTGCTGGGTGTGACGACCGCGGGACGAAGCGACATCGAACGGCTTGTAACCGATGCGGCCTACAATATCGACCAAGGCGCACGCCAGCTCTATCTCTGCTGGAACCGCGCACCGATCCTGGGCAATGGGCGGCTTGAGGACGGTCGCAATATCCTGGAGTGCTGGTTCTACGCCCTGGGACGCTACGGCACGGGCACGGAGGGCGCGGCGGGCCATGCCTACGCCAACCAGGTGCTCGATGCGCTTGCCGCGGGCGGCGAGGGACGCTTTGAGAAGATCCCCGTGACACGGCCCTCCGCGGAGAAGCTCGCCTGGGGCCGGAGCGCCCCGACCGGCCCGCCCGCGCCGTGGCACTTTGGCGATGTGGCCCCGCTCCCGCCCGCCGCGCCTGTCGTGGACCTCAAGCTGCCCTATGTCATGCAGGTCTGGGACTCGCCCGATAGCTTCGATGGCGGCGGCTCGTGCGGCCCCTGCTCGATGATCATGCTGCTCGCCGGGCTGGGCAAGCGCCGCCCCAAGCCCGTCACCGTGGCGGCGTCGTACCCCCACGTGAGCGCCTGGGGCGGCTACATCCAGGAGATCGACGATGCGGTCTGTGAGCCCAACAGCGGCGCGGTCCACGCCAAGATGCTGGCCTACCTAAAGCCCGACTTCCCCACCGCCGCGATCCTCTACAACGAGAAAGCCACCTTTGCGCGTGTCAAGGCGGAGCTCAGCGCCGGCCGGCCCGTGATCCTGGGCACCCGAGTCACCCCCGCCGGGCACCTGATGACCGCACGGGGCTTTCTCGCCGACGGTAAACGAATCCTTGTCAACGACCCCGCCGGCAACCAGACCTGGACCGCGCGGCGCAACAGCCCCGACGGCCCGCTCTCCCCGACGGGAAACCGCTACTGGAACGGCGGCGGCGAGAGGGCAATCTACGAGTGGGACGCGCTCGATGTCCGCTGGATCATGACGGTCGGCCCTCGCCCCGCCGATGCCGACAACCCCGAGGACGGCTAG
- a CDS encoding arginyltransferase codes for MRVLQTLTTGPEPCTYLPDQEATLEHVVVAQLSPEEYEQKMNDGWRKFGPVLFHPVCARCQECRPLRIPVAEFVPSRSQRRALAKNAGLEVRYARPTIEPTRLALYNRYHQHQEAQKGWPVGERDTDDYAFSFLHNPVPAVEISVWEGESLRAIVLADVTPSTVSGVYHYYDPTSEGSSLGTFAMLQTIALAQKLGKPWAYFGYWIATCPSLSYKANFRPCEVRQDDGQWQRLFV; via the coding sequence ATGCGTGTTCTGCAAACCCTGACAACCGGCCCCGAGCCCTGCACCTACCTGCCCGACCAGGAGGCGACCCTGGAGCACGTTGTGGTCGCGCAGCTCAGCCCCGAGGAGTACGAGCAAAAAATGAACGACGGCTGGCGCAAGTTCGGCCCGGTGCTCTTTCACCCGGTGTGTGCGCGCTGTCAGGAGTGCCGGCCGCTACGGATTCCCGTGGCGGAGTTTGTGCCCAGTCGGTCGCAGCGGCGGGCGCTGGCAAAGAACGCGGGCCTGGAGGTGCGCTACGCTCGCCCGACCATCGAGCCGACTCGCTTGGCGCTCTACAACCGCTACCACCAGCACCAGGAGGCGCAAAAAGGCTGGCCCGTGGGGGAGCGCGACACCGACGACTACGCGTTCTCGTTTCTCCACAACCCGGTTCCGGCGGTCGAGATCAGTGTCTGGGAGGGGGAGAGCCTGCGTGCCATTGTCCTGGCCGATGTGACTCCCAGCACGGTCTCGGGGGTCTACCACTACTACGATCCAACGAGCGAGGGCAGTAGCCTGGGCACCTTTGCCATGCTCCAGACCATCGCGCTCGCTCAGAAGCTGGGCAAGCCCTGGGCCTACTTTGGCTACTGGATCGCGACGTGTCCCAGCCTCTCCTACAAGGCCAATTTCCGGCCCTGTGAGGTGCGCCAGGACGACGGCCAGTGGCAGCGCTTGTTCGTGTAA
- a CDS encoding PEP-CTERM sorting domain-containing protein — protein sequence MATLVVGSGAQAQIVYSNDFETTTGGFSNGALVSHATTANPLGPTSKFLGLFSDNTVTQLTLTGLTPGSVYDLTLDLLIKGSWDGNSATVGPDVWRVKAGGSTLVDTTFSNVAGSNQSFSRNGYIGGPGNFAPGTDASVVNNDLGVFSHYAIYKFDKIALPQIEFTPATSSLVITFEGANLQGVPDESWAIDNVTVAGRGSAIPEPGTLALVGLGALALLRRRK from the coding sequence TTGGCAACTCTTGTGGTTGGGTCAGGGGCACAGGCTCAGATCGTTTACTCCAATGATTTTGAGACAACAACGGGAGGCTTCTCCAATGGAGCGCTCGTTAGCCATGCAACTACCGCAAACCCCTTGGGGCCGACCTCAAAGTTCCTTGGGCTTTTCTCGGACAATACGGTTACCCAGCTTACCCTGACCGGGCTCACTCCCGGAAGTGTCTACGACCTCACGCTCGATCTGCTGATCAAGGGCTCCTGGGACGGCAACTCCGCGACAGTCGGCCCCGATGTCTGGCGGGTGAAGGCGGGGGGAAGCACGCTGGTAGACACGACCTTCTCCAATGTCGCGGGCTCGAACCAGTCGTTCTCCCGCAATGGCTATATCGGTGGCCCCGGGAACTTTGCCCCCGGCACCGATGCCTCCGTGGTCAACAACGACCTGGGGGTGTTCAGCCACTACGCTATCTATAAGTTCGATAAGATCGCCCTACCGCAGATCGAGTTCACTCCCGCGACAAGCTCGCTCGTCATCACCTTTGAGGGAGCCAACCTACAGGGAGTGCCCGATGAGTCTTGGGCAATCGACAACGTGACCGTGGCCGGGCGAGGGAGCGCGATCCCGGAGCCGGGGACGCTGGCTCTGGTGGGGCTTGGGGCACTGGCGCTGCTGCGCCGCCGCAAGTAG
- a CDS encoding N-acyl-D-amino-acid deacylase family protein translates to MTADYLLTDARVFDGTGNPFFYADVAIAGERIVAVTAPGCFPRESARTVLSLPGKILCPGFIDIQSHSLHPYLKDGRGLSKVTQGVTTEILGELWTPAPFGGRRTERPSDAPTWRHFSDWLRHYETRGVSVNLGSFVGGGSVREWACGWDAETPTDHQLEQMRQVTAEAMEEGAFGIAPALIYPPDSYSTDHQLTECARVVGRFGGLYIVHLRSEGDGLLESIEATAELSQLSGCPVELYHLKASGERNWDKMPRAIERITELREQGVDITADMYPYIASGTGLSVLIPNWAHEGGKLYENLADRETRRRIHTEMLAPQAATGDFASSDRGGHVMPLDFRKDQNKRFVGLRLTQIAEQLGCDWAAAAIDLLLSEGQRIGTVFFSMCEENLKLQLQQPWVKISTDAGGLDPATQANPVHPRAYGTYPRVLGKYVRDERILTWEEAIRKMTSAVAERLRLRDRGQVRERFFADLVVLDPTTVADRATFTDPHQLSVGIEWVFVNGIPVVERGEHTGALPGKALFANHS, encoded by the coding sequence ATGACCGCTGACTATCTCCTAACCGATGCCCGTGTTTTTGATGGCACGGGCAATCCGTTTTTCTATGCCGATGTGGCGATTGCGGGCGAGCGGATTGTCGCCGTGACCGCCCCGGGTTGTTTCCCCCGCGAGAGTGCCCGCACCGTGCTCTCACTCCCTGGAAAGATCCTCTGCCCCGGCTTTATCGATATCCAGAGCCACTCGCTGCATCCCTACCTCAAAGACGGTCGGGGGCTCTCGAAAGTGACCCAGGGCGTGACCACCGAGATCCTCGGCGAGCTCTGGACCCCCGCTCCTTTTGGGGGGCGACGCACGGAGCGGCCGAGCGATGCCCCTACCTGGCGGCACTTCTCCGACTGGCTCCGACACTACGAGACCCGGGGCGTCTCCGTGAACCTCGGGAGCTTTGTGGGCGGTGGAAGTGTGCGCGAGTGGGCCTGCGGCTGGGATGCGGAGACGCCCACCGACCACCAGCTGGAGCAGATGCGCCAGGTCACGGCAGAGGCGATGGAGGAGGGGGCTTTTGGGATCGCGCCTGCCCTGATCTACCCGCCCGACTCCTACTCCACCGACCACCAGCTCACGGAGTGTGCGCGTGTGGTGGGGCGCTTTGGGGGGCTCTACATTGTCCACCTGCGCTCTGAGGGCGATGGGCTCCTGGAGAGTATCGAGGCGACCGCGGAGCTCTCCCAGCTCTCGGGCTGCCCGGTCGAGCTCTACCACCTGAAGGCCTCCGGGGAGCGCAACTGGGACAAGATGCCCCGCGCGATCGAGCGGATCACCGAGCTCCGTGAGCAGGGCGTCGATATCACGGCGGACATGTACCCCTACATCGCCAGTGGGACGGGGCTCTCGGTCCTGATTCCCAACTGGGCACACGAGGGCGGCAAGCTCTACGAGAACCTCGCCGACCGCGAGACACGCCGCCGTATCCACACGGAGATGCTAGCCCCCCAGGCCGCGACCGGGGACTTTGCCAGCAGCGACCGGGGCGGCCATGTCATGCCTCTGGACTTCCGCAAAGACCAAAACAAGCGCTTTGTCGGGCTTCGGCTTACCCAGATCGCGGAGCAGCTGGGCTGTGACTGGGCCGCGGCGGCGATCGACCTGCTCCTCTCCGAGGGCCAGCGCATCGGGACCGTGTTTTTCTCCATGTGCGAGGAGAACCTCAAGCTCCAGCTCCAGCAGCCCTGGGTGAAGATTAGCACCGATGCGGGCGGCCTCGACCCCGCAACCCAGGCCAATCCCGTCCATCCCCGTGCCTACGGCACCTACCCGCGTGTGCTGGGTAAGTACGTCCGCGACGAGCGCATCCTGACCTGGGAGGAGGCGATCCGGAAGATGACCAGCGCGGTCGCCGAGCGCCTGCGCCTCCGTGACCGCGGCCAGGTACGCGAGCGCTTCTTCGCCGATCTCGTGGTGCTCGATCCTACGACCGTTGCAGACCGCGCGACGTTCACCGATCCCCACCAGCTCTCAGTCGGGATCGAGTGGGTCTTTGTAAATGGCATACCCGTGGTTGAGCGTGGGGAGCATACAGGAGCACTGCCTGGTAAGGCTCTGTTTGCAAATCATTCATAA
- a CDS encoding ATP-binding protein, giving the protein MSTSWRITCIGPLQASDGTQVVTAFPSLPAKLLLASLALRPGELVPRDTLCERLWPDDEPERQRARFRWTLSRLRKLLAPELFVSSGNSAVGLAPGTTSDVAEFDALVRASLRPGICHDELRALHEQLEELYKGEFLAGLTGEWVETERERRAQQLKRAILPGDIVLPDVPPKPIPGIGYFGREQERRTLRTFAQSAQRLLTVTGTGGLGKTRLVREELLSEALLFVPMAALTDASGLFDLLRELLKLPASGYGPVQERVTEHLKTRGKTLLLLDNAEQIAEGLAPLLETLLVQCPALQLVVTSRRRLKMEDEQVLKLEPLPQRVAEALFLDRAQATNPQFAQTAPGKAQVAAICKLLEGIPLALEIAAARALLVSPAQMRQELETRLRFLVRLRGAEARQLSVRAALEWSYELLSPQARLAFRRSGVFRGGFTLAAARFVFGDEPPVLDALQELIEHSLLKADYHDDNETERVRYTMLEVIRELAELLLKEIPAEEAASCGYHGSFYLLRAKHVSECLKAGSWADAAEELKQERANLRQLVGQAVQKKQVDVLYELVQAVGVAWIQVGFWQEADHLLAGAEHLFPRESKGLADVLTLQAVLARRRGEGEVALPKWRQCLEIHQRRQDKFRAVIAYIEIISQAIDEGDLSFAQQDLATLNAIKDDVQLSDINKITIDTLSARIKFALSLFEESLSLSIEIINNCKKIDIDDAYWVGIVSHIVPVFIHCRDWQFLDDVLHDAIRKSFLSKQIFTMGILLMQAGNAFVETGQVLAAIQSFWLAHKIHQELDSRYRKKCEQSLGEAIHQYGTFPGVEQWLCKVEGKPWSSIYTANTLPTFRPYNDFK; this is encoded by the coding sequence ATGAGCACGAGCTGGCGTATCACGTGTATTGGCCCCTTACAAGCCTCCGATGGCACGCAGGTAGTGACTGCATTTCCCTCCCTCCCCGCCAAGCTACTCCTCGCATCGCTCGCCCTGCGTCCCGGGGAGCTGGTGCCCCGCGATACCCTCTGTGAGCGTCTCTGGCCCGACGACGAGCCTGAGCGCCAGCGTGCTCGCTTTCGCTGGACCCTCTCGCGCTTGCGGAAGCTCCTCGCCCCGGAGCTCTTTGTCTCCAGTGGAAATAGTGCGGTCGGCCTTGCCCCCGGGACCACCAGCGATGTCGCGGAGTTCGATGCACTCGTCCGTGCTTCCCTCCGTCCCGGTATCTGCCACGACGAGCTTCGTGCGCTTCACGAGCAGCTAGAGGAGCTCTACAAAGGGGAGTTTCTCGCGGGACTGACCGGGGAGTGGGTTGAGACGGAGCGCGAGCGCCGGGCTCAGCAGCTCAAGAGAGCTATCCTACCCGGTGATATTGTTCTCCCTGATGTCCCCCCTAAACCGATCCCTGGGATCGGTTATTTTGGACGGGAACAAGAGAGGCGCACTCTCCGTACCTTTGCTCAGTCCGCCCAGCGCCTCTTGACCGTCACGGGAACGGGAGGGCTGGGCAAGACGCGCCTGGTTCGTGAGGAGCTCCTCTCGGAAGCGTTGCTCTTTGTCCCGATGGCGGCCCTCACGGACGCCAGTGGGCTCTTCGATCTCTTGCGCGAGCTCCTCAAGCTCCCCGCCTCCGGCTACGGTCCCGTTCAGGAGCGGGTGACCGAGCATCTTAAGACCCGCGGTAAGACCCTCCTCCTCCTAGACAACGCCGAGCAGATCGCCGAGGGCCTCGCCCCTCTGCTGGAGACACTCCTCGTCCAGTGCCCAGCACTCCAGCTGGTCGTGACATCGCGCCGTCGGCTCAAGATGGAAGACGAGCAGGTACTGAAGCTGGAGCCGCTCCCACAGCGTGTTGCGGAGGCGCTGTTTTTGGACCGTGCTCAGGCCACTAACCCCCAGTTTGCCCAAACCGCCCCAGGCAAGGCGCAGGTAGCTGCGATCTGTAAGCTCTTGGAAGGCATTCCCCTCGCGCTGGAGATCGCCGCCGCCCGTGCCCTCCTGGTGAGCCCTGCCCAGATGCGCCAGGAGCTGGAGACCCGCCTGCGCTTTCTCGTCCGCCTGCGTGGCGCTGAGGCACGCCAGCTCAGTGTTCGTGCGGCTCTAGAGTGGTCCTACGAGCTCCTCTCGCCCCAAGCCCGCCTAGCGTTTCGTCGTAGTGGCGTCTTCCGCGGCGGCTTCACCCTCGCCGCCGCCCGCTTTGTCTTCGGCGACGAGCCTCCAGTGCTCGATGCGCTCCAAGAGCTCATCGAGCACTCTCTCCTCAAAGCCGACTACCACGATGATAACGAGACCGAGCGGGTGCGCTACACCATGCTCGAAGTCATCCGCGAGCTCGCGGAGCTACTCCTCAAGGAGATCCCTGCGGAAGAAGCAGCTAGTTGCGGCTATCACGGCAGCTTTTATCTGCTCCGAGCAAAGCATGTGAGCGAATGTCTCAAAGCAGGTAGCTGGGCCGATGCGGCTGAGGAGCTAAAGCAAGAGCGTGCAAACCTACGTCAGCTTGTGGGTCAGGCAGTACAAAAGAAACAGGTGGACGTGCTCTATGAGCTTGTTCAAGCGGTGGGGGTGGCGTGGATACAGGTTGGCTTTTGGCAGGAAGCAGACCATCTCCTTGCGGGAGCGGAGCACTTATTCCCTCGTGAGAGTAAAGGACTAGCCGATGTCTTGACCTTGCAGGCGGTCTTAGCAAGGCGACGGGGTGAGGGAGAGGTTGCTCTCCCGAAATGGCGGCAGTGCCTTGAGATTCATCAGAGACGCCAAGATAAGTTTCGAGCGGTGATTGCCTATATTGAGATTATCTCGCAAGCGATAGATGAAGGCGATCTATCTTTTGCCCAGCAAGATCTTGCAACATTAAACGCTATCAAGGATGATGTGCAGCTCTCGGATATAAATAAGATAACGATTGACACACTGAGTGCTCGGATTAAGTTTGCCCTATCACTCTTTGAAGAATCCTTAAGTTTGTCAATTGAAATTATTAATAATTGCAAGAAAATAGATATCGACGATGCTTATTGGGTTGGTATTGTTTCTCATATTGTTCCTGTTTTTATACACTGTAGGGATTGGCAATTTTTAGATGATGTATTGCATGATGCGATAAGAAAATCTTTCCTTTCAAAACAAATATTTACGATGGGGATATTGCTGATGCAGGCAGGTAATGCCTTTGTCGAAACGGGGCAAGTGCTTGCAGCCATTCAGTCGTTTTGGCTTGCACATAAAATTCATCAAGAGCTTGATTCACGGTATCGAAAGAAATGTGAGCAGTCTTTGGGAGAGGCGATTCATCAGTATGGCACCTTCCCGGGAGTCGAGCAGTGGCTTTGTAAGGTAGAAGGAAAGCCTTGGAGCAGTATCTACACTGCAAATACCTTGCCAACATTTCGTCCGTACAATGACTTTAAATAG